A single Oncorhynchus tshawytscha isolate Ot180627B linkage group LG01, Otsh_v2.0, whole genome shotgun sequence DNA region contains:
- the LOC112255884 gene encoding LOW QUALITY PROTEIN: TBC1 domain family member 2B-like (The sequence of the model RefSeq protein was modified relative to this genomic sequence to represent the inferred CDS: inserted 2 bases in 1 codon; deleted 4 bases in 2 codons), which produces MLDAPSTKDINQDHKPPTQPQTDSHRHSIGSPFTFDFGRSSSSSLRPKRPTLRDIMGSGRLGRSTESSSPSSQTTPPVECNGSRTNELQLRLQSQEQELTRLHEENNNLTEELTSQKELVRLLQQTLRSTQRRCDQRHYTPVPASPPAPGFPQSDLAQMEALLLDRDGQVQALCCQIERLALEKESLQRELKGLKVKVGEINEQLSMLMETIQAKDEVIIKLSQTPPQGADGTTPLLQDCSSAPPPASQQQEINNLKDSVQGYKSQNKFLNKEILELTILLRNAEARERSLEVKYVALEAKVCQVESKYLVLLQDLKNPVCSSSEESCQEVISRLLEDALNNTDPTGHAVFKPHPVSEYDVFGFKTVPEEDDEEEKLVAKVRALDLCSLSLTDPEVSVGVKWENYLSSTMNRDMVHCPELKALMRSGVPHVHRSKVWRWCVSYHTRKFRDSLAPNYYETLLGVARDKPNPASKQIELDLLRTLPNNKHYSSPGADGIQKLRNVLLAFSWRNPDIGYCQGLNRLAAIALLYLDQEDAFWCLITIVEVFMPQDYYTKTLLGSQDHRVFKDLLHYWKLPRLHAHFDLYKVDSSLITFNWFLVLFVDSVNSDLLFKIWDAFLYEGPKIIFRFALALFKYKEEEFLKLQDSMAIFKYLRYFTITILDWRKLMSIAFVDMNPFPLRQILNMXTFHLEKVRLELTELEAIRQTFLRERDTHTDAGALCSDDEEDN; this is translated from the exons ACTCCATTGGTTCTCCATTCACATTTGACTTCGGGCGGAGCAGCAGTTCCTCGTTGCGGCCCAAGCGGCCCACTCTGCGGGACATAATGGGTTCAGGGAGGTTAGGACGCAGCACAGAGagctcttccccctcttctcagACCACACCCCCAGTGGAGTGTAACGGCAGCAGGACCAATGAGCTGCAGCTCCGCCTCCAGAGCCAGGAACAGGAACTGACACGCCTCCACGAGGAGAACAACAACCTGACTGAGGAGTTAACCTCCCAGAAG gAGCTGGTCAGACTGCTTCAGCAGACCTTGAGGAGCACCCAGAGGAGATGCGACCAGCGCCACTAT ACTCCAGTACCTGCCTCACCTCCAGCCCCAGGGTTCCCACAGTCGGACCTAGCCCAGATGGAAGCCCTCCTCCTAGACAGGGATGGTCAGGTCCAGGCCCTGTGCTGCCAGATAGAGCGTCTAGCCCTGGAGAAGGAGAGTCTACAGAGGGAGCTGAAAGGACTGAAGGTCAAG GTTGGGGAGATCAATGAGCAGCTGAGCATGCTGATGGAGACCATCCAGGCCAAAGACGAGGTCATCATTAAACTGTCCCAGACACCCCCCCAGGGAGCAGACGGGACCACCCCCCTGCTGCAGGACTGCAGCTCAGCTCCACCCCCCGCCAGCCAGCAACAGGAGATAAACAACCTTAAG GACAGTGTTCAAGGCTATAAATCCCAGAACAAGTTCCTGAATAAGGAGATCCTGGAGCTGACTATTCTACTAAGGAACGCTGAGGCCAGGGAGAGATCTCTGGAGGTTAAG TATGTGGCGTTGGAGGCTAAAGTGTGTCAGGTTGAGAGTAAGTACCTGGTGCTGCTTCAGGACCTGAAGAACCCAGTGTGTTCCTCTTCAGAA GAGTCCTGCCAGGAGGTCATCTCTAGACTGTTGGAGGATGCACTGAACAACACTGACCCTACGGGACACGCCGTCTTTAAGCCACACCCTGTCAG TGAGTACGATGTGTTTGGCTTCAAAACAGTTCCagaggaggatgatgaagaggagaagCTGGTAGCCAAG gTGAGGGCTCTGGACCTGTGCTCCCTCTCCCTAACAGACCCTGAGGTGTCAGTGGGGGTGAAGTGGGAGAACTATCTCTCCTCTACTATGAACAGAGACATGGTGCACTGCCCCGAACTCAAAGCCCTTATGAGGAGCGGGGTGCCACATGTCCACCGCTCCAAG GTGTGGCGCTGGTGCGTGTCCTACCACACCAGGAAGTTCCGTGACAGCCTGGCTCCAAACTACTACGAGACCTTACTGGGTGTGGCCAGAGACAAGCCTAATCCCGCCTCCAAACAGATAGAGCTTGACCTGCTGAGGACCTTACCTAACAACAAACACTACTCCTCCCCCGGCGCCGACGGAATACAGAAACTACGTAATGTCCTGCTAGCCTTCTCCTGGAGGAACCCTGACATAGGATACTGCCAGGGACTCAACAG GCTGGCAGCCATAGCTCTGCTGTACCTGGACCAGGAGGATGCTTTCTGGTGTCTCATCACTATCGTGGAGGTCttcatgccccaggactactaCACCAAGACCCTGCTGGGATCACAG GACCACCGAGTGTTCAAGGACCTGCTGCATTATT GGAAGCTGCCCAGACTCCACGCCCACTTTGACCTCTACAAGGTTGACTCCTCCCTCATTACCTTCAACTGGTTCCTGGTCCTCTTCGTAGACTCAGTGAACTCTGACCTCCTCTTCAAGATCTGGGATGCCTTCCTGTACGAGGGACCCAAG atCATCTTCCGCTTCGCCCTCGCTCTCTTCAAGTACAAGGAGGAAGAGTTTCTGAAGCTTCAGGACTCCATGGCCATCTTCAAGTACCTCCGCTATTTCACCATAACTATCCTGGACTGGAG gAAGTTGATGAGCATAGCGTTTGTGGACATGAATCCGTTCCCCCTGAGACAGATCCTTAACAT GACCTTCCATCTGGAGAAGGTTAGACTAGAGCTGACAGAGCTAGAGGCCATCAGACAAAccttcctcagagagagagacacacacaccgacgcAGGCGCGCTGTGTAGCGACGATGAGGAGGACAACTAG